One genomic region from Dermacentor variabilis isolate Ectoservices chromosome 6, ASM5094787v1, whole genome shotgun sequence encodes:
- the LOC142586277 gene encoding uncharacterized protein LOC142586277: MKLFVAVALISLGIHAEAFGLFRSGLYGSGFGGAGLYGGGFGSGLYGGGLLGSGLSGLYGGGLGYGLSGLYGGGFGSGLSGLYGGGLLGSGLSGLYGGGLLGSGLSGLYGGGLGSTRLLGLGGLSGLGYPGLLGSGYGGLLGGFGSPLGGLSSIGSFGFGSPLSGFGSFGSPFGGFGSFSVGLGAPRKFPGDLRLITEPTSRLPLSEGVYIGVVRQRLVPAPYPVPRPVPVPRPVPVPQPFPVDVPVPQPFPVPVPKPEPIHTVTEVTNTAVIEPVTTAVVHQRAPEVTNQVQEHVRVLCRPPYSGDRQTHPCRRSPNCGNMKLFSAVALLSLAIPACLGAGIKSVVTGGGALPGTVGAATLSSLPAVTTLTGGVTGVGSSPSVVSSVVGPSSIGGGLTGGLTGGSFGSWPGSFGGVLGGLSGSYPGYLGGLGGSYWGGYPGSLGGSLGGYYGSYPGFMGGFGRGIYGSWPGSFGGSLGGLYGSYPGSFGGSLTSLYGSYPGSFGGSLGGLFGSYPGSFGGSLGGLFGSYPGSFGGSLGGLFGSYPIRFGGSLGGLFGSYPGSFGGSLGGLFGSYPRSFGGSLGGLFGSYPGSFGGSLGGLYGSYPGSFGGSLGGLYGSYPGSFGGSLGGLYGSYPGSYGGSLGGLYGSYPGSYGGSFGGMFGSAPGLGYGSVASLFGRGAYPSFYGATSLNLLGPRSFGIFGRFPPPPGLGAVERRGQFLPHPVDIRTTSDPVTGHPMVQAVYYGLLRERIVPVPVPVPQDVPYPVPYPVPQPYPVQRPIPQPVPYPVAQPVPVHTNTEVHKTDVVAKTERGPVLVDQAITDVRSNRVN; the protein is encoded by the exons ATGAAGCTCTTCGTCGCTGTCGCCCTCATCTCCCTGG GCATCCACGCTGAGGCTTTCGGCCTTTTCCGCTCTGGTCTCTACGGCTCTGGCTTCGGCGGTGCCGGTCTGTATGGCGGAGGCTTCGGCTCTGGCCTCTACGGAGGTGGCCTTCTCGGCTCTGGTCTCTCTGGCCTCTACGGGGGCGGTCTAGGCTATGGTCTTTCTGGTCTCTACGGCGGTGGTTTTGGCTCTGGTCTTTCTGGCCTCTACGGCGGTGGCCTCCTGGGCTCTGGTCTTTCTGGCCTTTACGGCGGTGGACTGCTGGGCTCTGGTCTTTCTGGCCTTTACGGCGGTGGACTGGGCAGCACTCGTCTGCTCGGTCTGGGCGGTCTGAGTGGTCTCGGCTACCCTGGTCTCCTTGGTTCCGGCTACGGAGGATTGCTCGGAGGCTTCGGCAGCCCACTTGGAGGTCTCAGCTCCATCGGTAGCTTCGGCTTTGGAAGCCCACTCAGCGGATTTGGCAGCTTTGGAAGCCCCTTCGGAGGCTTCGGCTCATTTTCTGTTGGACTTGGAGCCCCCAGGAAATTTCCCGGCGACCTCCGCCTCATCACTGAGCCCACCTCCCGCCTTCCCCTTTCCGAGGGTGTCTACATTGGTGTAGTGCGCCAGCGCCTGGTGCCGGCCCCCTACCCAGTCCCACGTCCAGTCCCAGTTCCACGCCCAGTCCCGGTCCCACAGCCATTCCCAGTTGACGTGCCAGTCCCACAGCCATTCCCAGTCCCAGTGCCAAAACCAGAACCAATCCACACCGTCACTGAAGTGACCAACACCGCAGTCATCGAGCCCGTCACAACCGCAG TGGTACACCAGCGCGCACCCGAAGTCACCAACCAAGTACAGGAACACGTCCGA GTCCTTTGCAGACCACCTTACTCCGGCGACAGACAAACACATCCCTGCAGGAGGTCGCCTAACTGCGGAAACATGAAGCTCTTCAGTGCTGTCGCACTCCTATCCCTGG CCATTCCAGCTTGCCTTGGTGCCGGCATCAAGTCAGTCGTCACAGGCGGCGGTGCCCTTCCCGGAACAGTAGGCGCTGCTACATTGAGTTCTCTGCCCGCAGTCACTACACTCACCGGGGGCGTGACTGGTGTCGGCTCCAGCCCGAGTGTGGTCAGTTCCGTGGTCGGCCCCTCTTCGATCGGCGGAGGCCTCACAGGTGGACTCACCGGCGGTTCCTTCGGCAGCTGGCCCGGATCCTTTGGCGGAGTTTTGGGCGGTCTCTCTGGTTCTTACCCTGGATACCTCGGTGGGCTCGGTGGTAGCTACTGGGGAGGCTACCCGGGCTCTCTCGGTGGTTCTCTTGGCGGTTACTATGGCTCTTATCCTGGCTTCATGGGTGGATTcggccgcggaatctatggaagCTGGCCCGGATCCTTCGGTGGATCTCTGGGTGGTCTCTACGGATCCTACCCCGGCAGCTTCGGTGGATCTCTGACTAGTCTCTACGGCTCCTACCCAGGCAGCTTCGGCGGATCTCTAGGCGGTCTCTTCGGATCCTACCCCGGCAGCTTCGGCGGATCTCTAGGCGGTCTCTTCGGTTCCTACCCTGGCAGCTTCGGCGGATCTCTCGGCGGTCTCTTCGGCTCCTACCCCATCCGCTTCGGAGGATCTCTGGGTGGCCTCTTCGGATCCTACCCCGGCAGCTTCGGCGGATCTCTAGGTGGCCTCTTCGGTTCCTACCCCCGCAGCTTCGGTGGATCTCTGGGTGGCCTCTTCGGATCCTACCCTGGCAGCTTCGGCGGATCTCTGGGTGGTCTCTACGGATCCTACCCCGGTAGCTTCGGCGGATCTCTGGGTGGTCTCTACGGATCCTACCCCGGTAGCTTCGGCGGATCTCTGGGTGGTCTCTACGGATCCTACCCCGGAAGCTATGGTGGATCCCTAGGTGGCCTTTATGGTTCCTACCCCGGAAGCTATGGTGGATCTTTCGGTGGAATGTTCGGATCCGCCCCCGGCCTTGGCTATGGTAGTGTTGCCAGCCTCTTCGGAAGAGGAGCCTATCCTTCTTTCTATGGAGCTACCTCACTGAACCTCCTGGGTCCCCGTTCGTTTGGCATCTTCGGTCGATTCCCACCACCACCCGGTCTTGGCGCCGTGGAGCGCAGGGGACAATTCCTACCACACCCCGTTGACATCCGCACAACCTCTGACCCCGTAACTGGCCACCCCATGGTACAAGCTGTCTACTATGGCCTCCTGCGCGAACGCATCGTGCCTGTGCCAGTCCCGGTTCCACAGGACGTCCCGTACCCAGTACCATACCCAGTCCCACAGCCATACCCAGTCCAACGGCCAATTCCTCAACCAGTCCCATACCCTGTTGCGCAGCCAGTGCCAGTTCACACAAACACCGAAGTGCACAAGACCGACGTCGTGGCCAAGACCGAGCGCGGCCCAG TTCTCGTCGACCAGGCCATCACTGACGTCCGATCAAACCGAGTCAACTAA